From Phaenicophaeus curvirostris isolate KB17595 chromosome 2, BPBGC_Pcur_1.0, whole genome shotgun sequence:
ACAGTTGATTCTGAATATTATTATTTTCGTATTGCacattgtcttgcttttaaCATAACGCTGAGATGtaaaatagaaatgtaaaaatacCCAATAAAATTATGTCTGTTTTATCTTGTCATTTCTAGTTATATGTTTGTATGCTTGCCTTATTATATTAGGGTGCATGAAAAAACAGTAttgataatttttaattatttaaagttTTATACATAGGAAAAACTGGATTGAAGTATACTGTGTTGTTATCATACTGTGTTGTAGTTGAAGACAGGTAGAGTATGATACTATTGATAAGATATAGACGATGTGTGTAACTTATgttctcttttattttgaaatgttattctgatattttattgctctttttttaGATATCCAGATTTCTAAAATGCTGTATATACTTTTTCATGTCTTGCGTACTATTTCATGTGATTATTGTTCTTtatggagcacctctcatagaGTAAGTCAGAAGACCCTGTCTTTCTCTAAACATTTTAAGGGGCAGTTCTCCTTGCAGATATTGGTATAAGTGTTGTGTATTTTGTGGTACATTGGAAGTTAAGGGATAAGCTCCTGGCTGGGGAAGGAAGGTTAGCTGTTTTGGGTTTGgtcttggtttgggttttttttggaggggtgTGGGGACAGGGGTGTGTTTTCTTTGGGGGTTTAGTTTAGTTCAgcttttttttagaaattgaCTCTTAAAAGTTGTGTGTATTTGTAGATGCGTTGTTCAAGGTAGTTGTGAACAGCtccttttgctttaaatatGTTAAACATAAAAGCGCTAACATTTTTCCAAGTTTCATTTAGTTGTTTTCCTTGTAAAATTTAAGATGTGCCTCTTGCATATCTTTTGTCCTCTTGGTATTAGTGTTTTAGGAATGActaaaagagggaaaataaaaaaaaacaaaacaaaaccaaaaaccagagGGACGAAGCAGCCTGATTTCTGAGAGACATTCTAAGTTACTAACAATTGCATCATGTGGTTTGGTATTCATGGTTGTTTCCACAACATcaaactagaaaaataaatggcatAATGAATTAAATATCCAAGCTTACTTCAATTCAGATGTGGTGTTCTTTATGAGGTACTCtcgtattttctttaaaatgttgcaGGCATcaggcatttaaaataattactgaatTTCAGTCTTCATTGAGATAACACAGATACCAGAATTCTTTCTATCTTTCATTCCTGTTCTACAAGTTAAGAGGAATAATACTTTCTTCTAGTACATGAGACTTAAGAAAGCATGCATGCTTTCACAAGTTGaattagagggttttttttttacccctgaATCTTGAAACTCTTAGAAAATTAGTAACCACCTTGCTTAACTGTAATATTCCTTCTTTGTAGGTCAGTGATTGAGACATTTTTGTTTGCAGTTCTCTTGTCTACCTTTACTACTTTACAATGCTTATGTATGCTGGGACCAAATTTACAAGCATGGATCCGGGTCTTTAGTAAAAATGGGTAAGTTATAATCTGAAGTTTCTGGTTTTATCTGGAGTAGAAATATACAGAATTGATGTAAACAATATATTGTGGAACTTTCTGTAAGGAAAGTAAAACTTCCTGATTTCTGGGTGTAtgcttttctgaacaaaaatgttattctctattttgaaaacatttatttggaaaactttctttttatttttgatgcCCAGACACTAAATCACACTTCATATGTGTTTAAAGGAATTAGTTTTAAACACACATTTGGATGGTGTAAAACGATTGTGCAGTCCAGTATGATGGTTGTCAGATAAAGTAGAGACCTGAGGCTGAGCTGTATAGGGAGATCCTTGCACATAACCCAATAGTACCTTTGTAAATACAGCATTTAAAGTAGGAATAACCAGCCAAAACAAACACtattttaatagtatttttaaCTTGCACATAATGGTGAAAATGATATGTAATTTACTGTGGTCTTAAGTAATTTTTACCCATGCTCATTTTCAAGTTTCAAAGAAAGCTGTTTTCAGTGTTGAGAGTTTTCAagcactgatttttattttattttcaagaggAAGTTTAAGCTAAAATGACCCATTTAAACTGATTTTCACCTTGGTGACAGCCATGACATCAGCACGCATCAAGGATAGTGCATTTTTCTGACATATCCtctctcttctgcctttttttcactCAGTCAATAACAGGACTGTTGAAAGGCTGGGATGCTGAAGCACAAAGAAGCCCCACATATGCTTGAGATTTAATAATAAGATGTTAGCAATCATTTCCTTTTAACGGTTTATAAGGGTGAGGTCTCGTCTTGAAAGTGACAAGTTCTGTAGTGCTGTTGAGCTGTGGTTTTTCATTCAAACTTCTGTAGAGGGGGACAAAAGTAGACTTTTTGTAGTAGTTCCAGGTATTGACTTTTGGGCTCAGTTCTCAGCTTACTGAAAAATATCTTGAATCCTTATTCAAGTCAGTTATgcttgcctttttattttcagtggaagGCTTGAATAGACTTTAATAAAAgcatggagttgtttagccaaAACAAATAATTGCTGATTCACTTAGTCATGTTTGGAGGCTTTGCAACTGGAAATAATAGTTGAATTGATGTAACAGATGCTTGACGACAGTCTGTCTTTGTACCAGGTTAGATTTTGAATGCCTGTCAATGTCTGTTTTTCCCAATCTACATCTTAATGTTTTTTCAGCACAATTACTGCATAGGAAatagttttcttgttttgacattttttctgTGACAACTTTCTACGTACTTCATAGTAGTGAGCCAGGTCATGTTATGTGAATAAAATGTCTGTTTAATTATGATGTCTATTTAGACAAATCTTTGCATGAAAATAGACTGCAAAGAAATATTGTAGcaaactgcttttttaaaaataatcctgtggtttttttatttgaccTCATGAATGAGTTGGAACATTTTGCGCTTAGGCTTGAGCTGAGTGTAGACATGATGTGTTAAATGTTCTCTCTGACTTAACCATGTGGAATGAGGCAGGACTGgttgaaggaggaaaaggatggTTAGGTGAGATCAACACAGCTGTTTGCCTTGAAAGAAAGAGTTTAGCAACATGAATTGCACTGGAACAGCAAGCTGGAAAGTCTCATTAAGCATATAGCTTAGCATGGTAAAAGAATGTATCTTAAAAGTACCTGAATACAATTTATACTTAAGTAACCActggctttttgtttggttgttgtttgtgggtttttttgttactcTTATTTTTGTGCTATTGTCTTTGCAGAAAGGTGGAAAAAGacataaaagaagaagaaagtttaTCTCAATATGTCAAGTGTAAATAAATAACAGATATTAATTAGCTATCTATTACTCTGGAtagctttctgctttgttttaggTGTTCTAGTGTGAAAATACTGATGTGTGTAATATCTTGCCATAGGGCTATTCATGAAGTTACTTCCAAGTAATTCGCGTGTAGTCTAGTGCATTGTGATAGCTGTGGTACAGCCGTCAGTCTGACCTAAATATTTTGCAGACAATAATGCAAAGTGcttattttttctgtgaagaTGCTTAGCTTTCTCCATTTCTACTTGCAGCATTTTCAAGGGAAGTCACTACTAGTAAAATCACTTCTAATAATGTTACTACAAGATCAGTTGTTAAGTACCTGTGCCTGTAGGAGGTGGATTATATGTGCTGTCTGATGATAACATGTAATCTATGACACCACAGGTTTATTATTCCTAGTATAAAGTTTGGGCTGTTGGAGGAGTGAAGAGGGAGATGGtgttcagctttttttctttgcgTGCATGAGAAAATTTCTTGAAACACAGTTGTAGCTTAGACAGAAAATTGCGCGTGCTCCATGTTTTCAAACTGAATTCACTTTTGAATTGAAAGTGTCGATTTGGTGGATGAAatagattttgttttttaaaagattttaagaaATGCGAACAATTTGTTCTTACTTGCATATATCTAGTCTATGTACACATGGAATGTGTGAAAAAAGTAAGTTTTGCTACATCATAGAAACTTCAGTTCTAAGTAGGCTTTAAATAGGGCTCTTTTCATTAATTCTGCATTTGAGAAGGTGTGGGACCATGTCTGCTATCTCTGGACTTCATATTCTGACATCTACTGTTGTGACCAGTGTAATGACAGTGATCCTATGCTATCATGTGCTGTTGTAAGCAGATAGAGGGAAATAAAAGCTACAGAAATGGTTATCAGCAGTAATGAGAACAGGTGACTTTTCTTTAAATGGCTTCAGTAATGTTGGCTGAAATATCCTCCTGCATAAAAGCCTTTAAGAAATTGGCTTTCAACTGCTGatttttattcctccttttgGAGGTTGTTTATTTCAAATCACTTCTCTGAGTAATTTTGTTGAAATTTCTGATGTAATAGCAATTATAAGATGTCACTTCGGTaggaattagatttttttttttttttaagcttgcaAAAGACTAGTATAGTATAGACCCATAACTTTAGGGCTCCTTCCAGTTGTCAGTTCACctattttttcacttgtttgtaAACTGCATACTTTTATGGACTTGGTAATGTTTTCTTAAAGGTAGGCATTACCAAATGCTAAGCACTGCTTAGTATTTCAGTCCTGCCGCGGCTCAGGATTCCAGATCATCGCTATCCAGGAGCAATCTTAGTTAATTCTTTTATGTTAGCTAACCTCTTAATTcaaacattatttaaaacagtACTTaatgtattgtattgtattattTAAAGGCTTTAAAATACCTTTGTGCCACTAGTCATCATTTATTATCCTAAATATTGCTAGCTTTGCCTGCAGAGCCATCTTAGTTCTAGTTTATTCATAGTTAAAGAAACGTATAAAACTCAAAAGTTTATAAATGTTGCTGCAGCAGTTAGCTTCATGCAAATGATGGGTTTATGTAATGGGTTAATGGAATAAAGAATGCCAGCAAAGAAAACCCTGATGAGTGACATTCtatgaagaaaatcaaagcattGTTCCTTCGGGATAATGTTGGAGGACAAGTCAGGTTGTATTTAAGTAGCCAATGTCCGTGCTGTGGAGTGGTTGAATTAGCTCAAACGGTTGCTAAACTGGCAATGGCTGTTCTTCACTTGGGCACTGTGCTTTGCTAATTTTGTTGCTGTGCTTTTGGACTCAGTCTATCTCCATATGATGCAGGAGTATATGTGTAGATTTAGCAGGTAAGAGGTCTTGTGGGATATAACTGCGCTTCAGTCAGTCCTTGGTatattctcctttctccttcattgCATTAAGACTGCAGTGAATGCTCTCTTCCCCGTGCTGCCTAACAGCTCGCTGCTCAGTTATCcatcttctgaaaaataatctACAAGAGTTCTCTATATGTTGACTCTTAAAAAGTTGTTTTTAAATCGGGGcctttccctttaaaaaaaaaggtcaagCTGGTGGGATTGTGAATTGAAATGCAGTGTTATAAATTAAAGGGATGAGGTTATTGTACAAGAACCAGTTCTCAAGTTGCACCCTAAATATTATAATCTGAATTACCTTTATTTTGcaaacagtgaaaaatgtttgcatttcacTTGTGAACTGTTTAGTCAATAGCAAGTGCAGCTGTGAGTTAGATATTCTCAGAAGTAAAGTTGGAAAGTTTAGACTCTCCAAAACAAGGTGTAGGGTTAAAGCTTTCATGTCATTCATCCTGAACAGCACGTGTTCAGAGTTTATTATCTATCTAGGTTGTAGCCATAAAAATGCAcgtttttccttctgtttgctAAAGTTAGGTTTGTGTTCGTAATCTGAGATGTAGCAAACTTAAGATTCTGATCTCTTACCTTACTGATTTGGAGCAGGGATTTTAACCTGGTTCTGCTGTCTCAGAACTGTGCTCTACTGTGTTCTGAACTTCAGCTGTTCTTATTTCTTAAATGGTACCAAATACTCAAATGTTCATGACTTGAATGTGGTAGATCGATTGATGGTGGACACGAAGTGCTTTTCTATTAAACAGAAACCTaacttttccaaaacttttgAAGTCAGTAGGGTAGAAAGCTATAAACTGATAACTGGAGTAATTAACATCTCTTACGATATGATATGTGCTATGATTGACAATGCAAGAATTCCTTAGCATGCAGTAAACTGATCCTGCAGCGATCATTCATGAACTTGTACGCAGTGTTGCTGAAGGGGTGCAACATGCGAGTAACACTGATTTGcagtgtttcttttcagttgaTTGAATATTCCAAAGCAAATTTCTCATGGTGGACTTCTAGTTTAAATTTCAGTTTGTTGTAGTCATCAAATACTAACAACACATCTACACCACAGAGTGATTCGTGACTGTGCTTTCCTGTACAATCTGATGCTACCCTTTCAAGTCTGCTTCTCCCTGCAATGTGCACACTATTTTCACTTGCTCAGTCAAACAGTGTTTCAAGTTCAGTAGGAGTATTTCCAGGTAAATAAATTAGCTTTTGCAATAAATGTCTCAATGGGGAAAATAAGTTCCTGAATATATAGTAGAGAAAGATTGTGGTTATAACTAAAATATGCTGCTTACATTTTACGTATAGTTAGTATCTTTTGGGAGAAAACTGCTTGCTATTTATCAAATCAGATCCATCATTCTGACATGGTAGCCTCTGTTGCTGTTGAAATCTTCTAACACACTGTTTTTACAGAGCGATGTCCATCTGGGAAAGCAGTCTACAGATTACCACCATGTGCAGTATACTTGGAGCTTGGTTTGGAGCATTTCCTATTCCTCTTGACTGGGATCGGCCTTGGCAGGTTAGTGTATACACCTTTAttgtataaaaatattacttttctgGGTATGCATGCTACACAAAATTGCTCTGAAACGGTATGGGTATACTGCACCCTCTCATGAGCCGTTCGTAGAGGGTTATGCCAAACTAATATGTCAATGGAAGCATCTGTGCTTACAGTGTAAGGAtgtgaaatgcaaaatttttACCTGCTTTTTTAATAGGTTCTTTGTTATAAATTTATGAGTGTCTCTTGTATGCAGATTTTATCATGAAATAGAGCTGTAACTATTTTGATAAGAAGAAGCAAGACAATCGGGAGGAGAAATGTGAAAGGAAGATGGCTCCAAGTTTGTCTGCCTTTGGTCTGGTAGCTTTTAATGTTTAtgagcagggaaggaaagatgCTTTCCTAGTGTTTTAGTTGCCCTCTATCTTCCATAAAAGCACTTAACAGAATGCATATTTAAATGGATTTGGATTGATTTGTGGAAATAGTGTGAACAAAGCACAGTACTAAAAACTTACCTTCTGATCTCAAAGGGAGGCAATCATTAGCTTTTTACTTGCACAATAAAAAATGTGACACTGGCGTTGCATATTCTGTCTTTATAAATTCAGGTGTCTGTgctattttcttaatatttttattggcATGGAGAAATTATTCCATTAAACATAACTGAAGTCTGCAATTGCCATGAAATGATGACACTAGTAACACTTTTTCCTACATGTAGTCAGAGGATGTTTTCATTCCTCAGGTTGCCACACTCATACACTCTCAGCTGAGGAGTTATTTGCTAGGACTGTTCCTAAATAGGTGGTTTCAAAGATTTGTTTCAGATATCAGTATAACAGGCAATACACTTTTCTCTGTGATACTGTAAGAGATCATTGTAGCTTACAGCTACAATGGAAATTGGTCTTCCGTAAGTAGCTAACAGCCTGCTTTTACGTCATCAGTCTCTCTTTACACCAGTGCAATGAGAGGACTAGGTTAATACTTTAGTTAGAAAAATCAGGTTTTCTTCCCTAAAAACACTTGGTTTTACTCTTGGAAGATGTTTCATCACCAGTCTGACATAGGTATGTGTTTGCACTAGTTGTTTATGGATATAATGTAACTCAAAAATCAAGGGATTCATTCAAATATGCAAGCTTTTATCTTCTTGTGAAGTTTTATTCACTTTCCCGTTCCAATGGGAGGCaagcactttttttcttgtccaGCTAGGGTTTTAAATGGCATGTCACATCTggcaggttttattttgttcccaGACTTTGATATTGTGCTGTGTACAGAAAATTCACTTTAGGCACCAGTGATATAAGGAAAATTTAATAATTAAGTCAGTAGGCTCTGATTAACAAAACAAAGACACTAACATATTAAGACAGATACTTTAATTACAGCTAattctttacttttatttgtCCATTCCCCCATCTTCCCATAGTAAGAGACACAAGTTTGGTAATGGTCTGGCAGCCTTTTCTGTTCGAAAACTCTTCCGAGTCAATAAACGCCAAACATGACTGATGAAAGTTAGGCTGTACGGTCTGTACTTAGACATCTAAAGATATTATCTGACTCctcaaaacagcaaagcatctGCAGAAGCCTCAGATACCATAACTTGTTAATAGCTGTTCCTGGCCGTGAATGCTCTCCAGAGAattcaggcagcagcagaaaccGTATGTCTGCATCTTCCTTATCTTCCAGCATCTCCACCCTCATTTCTGACATATTCCCGATACCAAAATTGGAAGGGTAGAGTTTCTGGCTATTGATTCCTGTATCAAAGCAATTTTCCTGTGCCTAGATCAAGAGCATTTGCTGCTT
This genomic window contains:
- the PIGF gene encoding phosphatidylinositol-glycan biosynthesis class F protein isoform X2, which gives rise to MREAEIRKLFAANLLCVFLVILTAVVPAFFWDGFTVVGTHLTWLRICSVSVSALSIVLHLILKPNLSRKKSSFAHKISRFLKCCIYFFMSCVLFHVIIVLYGAPLIESVIETFLFAVLLSTFTTLQCLCMLGPNLQAWIRVFSKNGAMSIWESSLQITTMCSILGAWFGAFPIPLDWDRPWQILS